One genomic region from Leifsonia sp. Root1293 encodes:
- a CDS encoding NfeD family protein, producing the protein MDEGVFAYAWIVWLALILIFGTIETLTLELTFLMIALGSVGGLAASLIGVPWWGQILVAAVLSVALLAFIRPPLLRALKKGGDPARSNVDALIGMGATIVASIGVGAGPGQAKLANGETWTIRLSPVTEQRVVAAGEQVIVTAIDGATAVVVPVERTQE; encoded by the coding sequence ATGGACGAGGGAGTCTTCGCTTACGCGTGGATCGTGTGGCTGGCGCTCATCCTGATCTTCGGAACGATCGAGACGCTGACACTCGAGCTCACGTTCCTCATGATCGCCCTCGGCAGCGTCGGCGGGCTCGCCGCCAGCCTCATCGGAGTTCCGTGGTGGGGCCAGATCCTCGTTGCGGCCGTGCTGTCTGTCGCTCTTCTCGCCTTCATCAGGCCGCCACTTCTCCGCGCCCTCAAGAAGGGCGGCGACCCCGCTCGCAGCAACGTGGATGCCCTGATCGGCATGGGTGCCACCATCGTCGCCTCGATCGGAGTCGGCGCCGGTCCCGGCCAGGCCAAGCTCGCCAACGGCGAGACCTGGACCATCCGACTCTCCCCCGTCACCGAGCAGCGCGTCGTCGCCGCCGGTGAGCAGGTCATCGTCACCGCGATCGACGGCGCGACCGCCGTCGTCGTCCCGGTTGAAAGGACGCAGGAATGA
- a CDS encoding glycerophosphodiester phosphodiesterase, with protein sequence MQTPGSYLDTAWPRVLAHRGLAVSAPENTLLAFQRAFEVGATHLETDVHTSRDGVAIISHDPDLARLVGRRQRINELSAEQLLDIDLGHGQSFCTLEDALTTFPTARFNIDVKDAGSIASVASTVLAADAVGRVLITSFSERRRAAAVALLPGVVSSASASIVVRAILGARTGLRRNVVRSLAGLVALQIPERSGGIQLVTPRVIAAVHDAGLEVHVWTVNDPAAMRRLFALGVDGIVTDRADIAAHVLRRDGESGA encoded by the coding sequence GTGCAGACACCGGGTTCCTACCTCGACACGGCCTGGCCCCGCGTGCTCGCGCACCGGGGCCTCGCCGTCTCAGCGCCCGAGAACACCCTCCTCGCGTTCCAGCGCGCTTTCGAGGTCGGGGCGACCCACCTCGAGACCGACGTGCACACCAGTCGTGACGGTGTCGCCATCATCAGCCACGATCCCGATCTCGCACGACTCGTCGGTCGCCGACAGCGCATCAACGAGCTCTCGGCCGAGCAGTTGCTCGACATCGACCTCGGTCACGGCCAGTCGTTCTGCACCCTCGAAGACGCCCTGACGACGTTCCCCACCGCCCGCTTCAACATCGATGTGAAGGATGCCGGCTCCATCGCGAGTGTCGCGTCCACCGTCCTGGCAGCCGACGCCGTCGGACGCGTGCTGATCACCTCCTTCTCCGAGCGGCGCCGGGCTGCGGCCGTCGCCCTGCTGCCGGGCGTCGTGTCGTCGGCATCCGCGTCCATCGTGGTCCGCGCCATACTCGGCGCCCGCACCGGACTGCGCCGCAACGTCGTCAGGAGCCTGGCCGGGTTGGTGGCGCTGCAGATCCCCGAGAGGAGCGGTGGCATCCAGTTGGTCACTCCCCGCGTCATCGCTGCCGTGCACGACGCCGGGCTCGAGGTCCACGTGTGGACTGTGAACGATCCGGCTGCCATGCGCAGGCTCTTCGCACTCGGGGTCGACGGCATCGTCACGGACCGAGCCGACATCGCGGCTCACGTGCTGCGACGGGACGGCGAGTCCGGCGCCTGA
- a CDS encoding glycoside hydrolase family 3 N-terminal domain-containing protein, with product MPVRSVRSLVGGAAGLALILSGLVAAVPAQAAEPDLARFGTITASASQDDADGNFPPENTIDGDATTRWASGNGPDDSSEFTASLTSDLGAVASVTGVSIAWEAAYAASYEVLTATSAPDDESSWSVAATQPTSAGGTEAIVFDAPVEARYVRLSMLERVAFTWDPAGPHYYGYSVFTFAVNGTLAVPTVGFLSPTVRVGAGTDAVATVGLSNPAATDQSVRVVSTDGTAMAGTDFTAVDQVVTFPAGETTATVSVPTISRGALAPVGTFDLALSEPSDGIGLGIRSTARVTLTPTGELPNDGASTLIHDFEDGVPGGVFTWASTDAVKPVLATAPDSAVPGSGSDNDVMTATVGGEPTAADWFGFSNDTAATDWSASDGFSFWFGGTGSGGTLSYELKSGGKLFDRSVVDDTAGWREISVLFSELRVKGSPDDPARFDPSASTGFAVTLTGLGAGEWAFDDFAVFERVFTLEDFQGEVPISTSADPVGFFTWGSEEGLATLGVEARERGDVPDNRVLAGDYLIPSGGYGGFSDNLAASQDWSSFEGIRFWWYASQPSNPASPTAGDDIKVEIKDGGPDGEHSELWATTFKDNWGSSTSRWKLVELPFSSFALGGYQPGSAETQNGTLDLTSAWGFAPTFTPGKPTSTPWAIDDVQLYGTPVPAATVGISATQDVYLVDPGEPADVGITVTTTSGEPLAAPVTVRYASGDGSAEADTDYVPFSGELSFPAGSESGAVQSIAVQTIATDEADEARSIPITLESSDAGLPDAAPRVVINAHGLPYLDESLPVDERVADLLGRMSQAEKVGQMAQAERLGLNSPQQIADLGLGSVLSGGGSTPQSNTPEAWADMIDDYQRQALSTPLQIPLVYGADAVHGHSNVQDATIFPHNTGLGATRDPSLVQQIAAATASETKTTGVNWAFAPCLCVTRDERWGRSYESFGEDAALVRSFAEANIVGLQGDDPTDLSGPNKVLATAKHWAGDGGTQYDASKAGTGYPIDQGLTVADSLADFEAMHVDPYIPAIDAGVGSIMPSYSGVDIGQGDVRMHENTLLNTEVLKGDLGFDGFLISDWEGIDKLPGGTYADKVARSVNSGLDMAMAPYNFGAFITSVIDGVTAGTIAQSRVDDAVTRILQQKFALGLFENAMTDRSEQDAFGAEEHRTIARTAVAESQVLLKNDGVLPLQASDSLYVAGSNADDLGHQMGGWTISWQGGSGDITTGTSILEGIRQVDADATYSKDASAPMEGADTGIVVVGEAPYAEGQGDVGNNGKSLSLSAADRTAIDRVCAAMDCVVLVVAGRTQLVADKLAEIDGLVASFLPGSEGAGVADVLFGTQPFTGRLPVSWPATAEQVPINVGDADYEPLFAYGWGVRTDAPRDRLTGLAESLEAGPLKTVVDGIVSAPIWAPDGTVDDAQGAIDLVADAVTLVPGTETSSLRTADILTSVVRDLAQAAVVDGTAVDGSAALTADAEHALIAGDSVRAVELLASVLGITPTPPAVVLDDFDRANGRVGANWSGATSTLLYRITSRSLDLQLGGPLIWKEPFGSSQEASVTLKKVDAGNRAQGLVLKAQPGRTVTTGIVVAYDAKSKVVRVTTERGFLVGSSYPAIPATFSDGSVLTARAQADGSVVVLRDGEVVGTTKLGSTDRGFFSAKGGHIGIWSLAATRAVFDDFGGGTIG from the coding sequence GTGCCGGTCCGTTCTGTGCGTTCTCTCGTCGGAGGGGCCGCAGGCCTCGCCCTCATCCTCTCCGGGCTGGTGGCCGCGGTTCCTGCCCAAGCGGCCGAACCCGACCTCGCCCGATTCGGCACGATCACCGCATCGGCCTCCCAGGACGACGCCGACGGGAACTTCCCGCCCGAGAACACCATCGACGGCGACGCGACCACCCGCTGGGCCAGCGGCAACGGGCCGGATGACAGTTCCGAGTTCACGGCTTCCCTCACCTCGGACCTCGGCGCCGTCGCGAGCGTCACCGGGGTGTCGATCGCGTGGGAGGCAGCGTACGCCGCCTCCTATGAGGTGCTGACAGCGACCTCGGCACCCGATGACGAGTCCAGCTGGAGCGTCGCCGCGACGCAGCCCACCAGTGCCGGAGGCACCGAGGCGATCGTCTTCGACGCGCCCGTCGAGGCCCGCTACGTTCGACTCTCCATGCTCGAGCGCGTGGCATTCACCTGGGATCCCGCGGGACCCCATTACTACGGATACTCCGTCTTCACCTTCGCTGTGAACGGCACCCTCGCGGTGCCGACCGTCGGCTTCCTCTCCCCGACGGTGCGCGTGGGGGCCGGAACCGATGCCGTCGCCACCGTGGGGCTCAGCAATCCTGCCGCCACAGACCAGAGCGTGCGGGTGGTGAGCACCGACGGCACCGCCATGGCGGGAACCGATTTCACCGCGGTCGACCAGGTGGTGACCTTCCCCGCCGGTGAGACGACCGCCACAGTGTCGGTTCCGACGATCTCGCGAGGCGCCCTCGCACCGGTCGGAACGTTCGACCTCGCTCTCTCCGAGCCGAGCGACGGCATCGGGCTCGGCATCCGGTCGACGGCGAGGGTCACACTGACGCCGACGGGAGAACTGCCGAACGACGGGGCGAGCACTCTCATCCACGACTTCGAGGACGGCGTGCCGGGTGGCGTGTTCACGTGGGCCAGCACTGACGCCGTGAAGCCCGTCCTGGCAACGGCTCCTGATTCTGCCGTGCCGGGTTCGGGGTCGGACAACGACGTAATGACGGCCACTGTCGGTGGCGAACCGACGGCCGCAGACTGGTTCGGCTTCTCCAATGACACTGCCGCCACGGACTGGTCGGCATCCGACGGCTTCAGCTTCTGGTTCGGCGGGACCGGCTCCGGTGGCACCCTCTCCTACGAGCTGAAGAGCGGCGGGAAGCTGTTCGACCGCAGCGTGGTGGACGACACCGCCGGCTGGCGTGAGATCAGCGTGCTGTTCTCGGAGCTTCGAGTGAAGGGCAGCCCTGACGACCCTGCTCGATTCGATCCATCGGCTTCGACAGGCTTCGCCGTCACCCTGACCGGTCTCGGCGCTGGCGAGTGGGCATTCGACGACTTCGCGGTCTTCGAGCGCGTCTTCACCCTGGAGGACTTCCAGGGCGAGGTGCCCATCAGCACCTCGGCCGATCCCGTCGGCTTCTTCACCTGGGGCTCGGAGGAGGGCCTCGCGACACTCGGCGTCGAAGCCCGCGAACGCGGTGACGTGCCGGACAACCGGGTGCTCGCCGGCGATTACCTCATCCCGTCCGGTGGCTACGGGGGCTTCAGCGACAACCTCGCCGCATCGCAGGACTGGAGCTCGTTCGAGGGCATCAGGTTCTGGTGGTACGCCTCCCAGCCGAGCAACCCGGCCTCCCCCACCGCGGGAGACGACATCAAGGTCGAGATCAAGGACGGCGGCCCCGACGGAGAGCACTCGGAGCTGTGGGCCACCACGTTCAAGGACAACTGGGGCAGCTCGACCAGTCGCTGGAAGTTGGTGGAACTGCCATTCTCCAGCTTCGCTCTCGGTGGCTACCAACCCGGAAGCGCCGAGACCCAGAACGGCACCCTCGACCTGACCAGCGCATGGGGCTTCGCTCCCACCTTCACACCGGGCAAGCCGACGAGCACCCCATGGGCCATCGACGACGTGCAGCTGTACGGAACACCCGTGCCCGCCGCCACAGTCGGCATCTCGGCCACCCAGGACGTCTACCTCGTCGACCCGGGAGAGCCCGCAGACGTCGGCATCACCGTCACCACGACATCCGGTGAGCCGCTCGCCGCGCCGGTGACAGTCCGATACGCCAGCGGAGACGGATCTGCCGAGGCCGACACCGACTACGTGCCGTTCAGCGGAGAACTCAGCTTCCCCGCGGGCAGCGAGTCCGGCGCGGTCCAGAGCATCGCCGTGCAGACCATCGCCACAGACGAGGCCGATGAAGCCCGCAGCATCCCGATCACCCTCGAATCGAGTGATGCCGGGCTGCCGGATGCCGCCCCTCGCGTGGTCATCAACGCCCACGGTCTCCCCTATCTCGACGAGTCGCTGCCGGTGGACGAGCGGGTCGCCGACCTGCTCGGACGGATGAGCCAGGCCGAGAAGGTCGGCCAGATGGCCCAGGCCGAGCGCCTCGGGCTGAACTCGCCACAGCAGATCGCCGACCTCGGGCTCGGCTCCGTGCTGTCCGGCGGAGGCTCGACGCCGCAGTCGAACACCCCCGAGGCGTGGGCCGACATGATCGACGACTACCAGCGTCAGGCGCTCTCGACGCCACTGCAGATTCCGCTGGTCTACGGGGCAGACGCCGTGCACGGTCACAGCAATGTGCAGGACGCCACGATCTTCCCTCACAACACCGGGCTCGGAGCCACCCGCGATCCGAGCCTCGTGCAGCAGATCGCCGCGGCCACGGCGAGCGAGACGAAGACGACCGGCGTGAACTGGGCCTTCGCGCCGTGCCTCTGCGTGACACGCGACGAACGCTGGGGACGCAGCTACGAGTCGTTCGGCGAGGATGCGGCACTCGTGCGCTCCTTCGCGGAAGCCAACATCGTCGGCCTCCAGGGGGACGACCCGACCGACCTCAGCGGACCAAACAAGGTGCTGGCGACGGCGAAGCACTGGGCGGGCGACGGCGGCACCCAGTACGACGCGTCGAAGGCAGGAACGGGCTATCCGATCGACCAGGGCCTGACTGTCGCCGATTCCCTCGCGGACTTCGAGGCGATGCACGTCGATCCCTACATCCCGGCCATCGATGCCGGGGTGGGCAGCATCATGCCGTCCTACTCCGGAGTCGACATCGGCCAGGGCGACGTGCGCATGCACGAGAACACCCTGCTCAACACCGAGGTGCTGAAGGGCGATCTCGGATTCGACGGATTCCTCATCAGCGACTGGGAGGGCATCGACAAGCTTCCCGGCGGCACCTACGCCGACAAGGTGGCGCGTTCCGTGAACTCCGGACTCGACATGGCGATGGCTCCCTACAACTTCGGCGCCTTCATCACCAGCGTCATCGACGGCGTCACGGCCGGCACGATCGCACAGAGCCGGGTCGACGATGCCGTCACGCGCATCCTCCAGCAGAAATTCGCCCTCGGACTGTTCGAGAACGCCATGACCGACCGCAGCGAACAGGACGCCTTCGGCGCCGAGGAGCACCGCACCATCGCCCGCACGGCGGTGGCCGAGAGCCAGGTGCTGCTGAAGAACGACGGCGTGCTGCCGCTGCAGGCGTCGGACTCGCTCTACGTCGCCGGGTCGAACGCCGATGACCTCGGTCACCAGATGGGCGGCTGGACGATCTCCTGGCAGGGCGGGTCCGGCGACATCACCACCGGGACCAGCATCCTCGAGGGAATCCGTCAGGTCGACGCCGACGCGACATACAGTAAGGACGCCTCGGCCCCGATGGAGGGTGCCGACACCGGCATCGTCGTGGTGGGCGAAGCGCCGTACGCCGAAGGGCAGGGCGATGTCGGCAACAACGGCAAGAGCCTCTCCCTCTCTGCGGCCGACCGAACGGCGATAGACAGAGTCTGCGCCGCCATGGACTGCGTCGTGCTGGTCGTCGCGGGGCGCACCCAGCTGGTCGCGGACAAGCTGGCCGAGATCGACGGCCTGGTCGCATCGTTCCTGCCGGGCTCCGAGGGTGCCGGCGTCGCCGACGTGCTCTTCGGTACGCAGCCGTTCACCGGCCGTCTGCCCGTCAGCTGGCCGGCGACCGCCGAGCAGGTTCCGATCAACGTCGGCGACGCCGACTACGAACCGCTGTTCGCCTACGGGTGGGGTGTCCGCACGGATGCTCCCCGCGACAGGCTGACCGGCCTCGCGGAATCCCTCGAGGCTGGACCTCTGAAGACGGTTGTGGACGGCATCGTGTCCGCACCGATCTGGGCGCCCGACGGCACGGTCGACGACGCCCAGGGCGCGATCGACCTGGTGGCGGATGCCGTCACCCTCGTTCCGGGAACCGAGACGAGCTCGCTCCGAACCGCGGACATCCTGACCTCGGTCGTGCGTGATCTGGCGCAGGCAGCGGTCGTCGACGGCACAGCGGTGGACGGGTCTGCTGCTCTGACGGCGGATGCCGAACACGCCCTCATCGCCGGGGACTCCGTGCGCGCCGTCGAGCTGCTCGCGTCCGTGCTCGGCATCACACCGACGCCCCCCGCGGTCGTTCTCGACGACTTCGATCGCGCCAACGGCAGAGTCGGGGCGAACTGGAGCGGCGCCACGAGCACGCTGCTCTACAGGATCACGAGCCGTTCTCTCGATCTGCAGCTCGGTGGACCCCTGATCTGGAAGGAGCCGTTCGGCTCGAGCCAGGAGGCCTCGGTCACCCTGAAGAAGGTGGACGCCGGCAACCGCGCCCAGGGCCTCGTACTCAAGGCGCAGCCCGGCCGCACGGTGACGACGGGCATCGTCGTGGCCTACGACGCGAAGTCGAAGGTGGTGAGGGTGACGACCGAGCGCGGCTTCCTCGTCGGGAGCAGCTACCCGGCCATCCCGGCGACCTTCTCCGACGGCTCGGTGCTCACGGCTCGGGCGCAGGCAGACGGCTCGGTCGTGGTGCTGCGCGACGGCGAGGTCGTCGGAACCACGAAACTGGGATCGACCGACCGGGGGTTCTTCTCCGCGAAGGGCGGGCACATCGGCATCTGGTCGCTCGCCGCGACCCGCGCCGTGTTCGACGACTTCGGGGGCGGCACGATCGGCTGA
- a CDS encoding SPFH domain-containing protein, with product MTDTLTGQIVLAVIIIVIIIFVLVVIFRSIRIIPQAYAGVVERLGRYHKTFMPGLNLLVPFVDKVRRLVDLREQVVSFPPQPVITEDNLVVSIDTVVYFQVTDARAATYEIANYLGAVEQLTTTTLRNVVGGLNLEEALTSRDNINGQLRIVLDEATGKWGIRVNRVELKAIDPPHSIQDSMEKQMRAERDRRALILTAEGTKQSAILTAEGARQAEILRAEGDAKAAVLRAQGEAEAIRTVFTAIHEGDPDPKLLAYQYLQTLPQIAQGEASKLWIIPSEFTEALKGFSSAFVPGKGDTTPPSGPPVAS from the coding sequence ATGACAGACACCCTGACAGGCCAGATCGTGCTGGCCGTCATCATCATCGTCATCATCATCTTCGTGCTGGTGGTGATCTTCCGTTCCATCCGCATCATTCCGCAGGCCTACGCCGGCGTGGTCGAACGGCTGGGCCGCTACCACAAGACATTCATGCCGGGCCTGAATCTCCTGGTCCCGTTCGTCGACAAGGTGCGCCGCCTCGTCGACCTGCGCGAGCAGGTCGTCTCGTTCCCACCTCAGCCCGTCATCACCGAGGACAACCTCGTCGTCTCCATCGACACCGTCGTCTACTTCCAGGTGACGGATGCCCGTGCCGCGACGTACGAGATCGCCAACTACCTCGGTGCCGTCGAGCAGCTCACCACGACGACCCTGCGCAACGTGGTCGGCGGACTCAACCTCGAGGAGGCACTGACGAGTCGCGACAACATCAACGGACAGCTGCGCATCGTGCTCGACGAGGCCACCGGCAAGTGGGGCATCCGAGTCAACCGCGTCGAGCTCAAGGCGATCGATCCGCCCCACTCCATCCAGGACTCGATGGAGAAGCAGATGCGCGCCGAGCGAGACCGACGTGCGCTCATCCTCACCGCCGAGGGTACGAAGCAGTCGGCGATCCTCACGGCCGAAGGCGCCCGTCAGGCGGAGATCCTCCGAGCGGAGGGTGATGCGAAGGCGGCGGTGCTGCGCGCTCAGGGTGAGGCCGAGGCCATCCGCACGGTCTTCACGGCGATCCACGAGGGCGACCCCGATCCCAAGCTGCTGGCCTACCAGTACCTGCAGACCCTGCCGCAGATCGCGCAGGGCGAGGCGAGCAAGCTCTGGATCATCCCGAGCGAGTTCACGGAGGCGCTCAAGGGCTTCAGCTCGGCGTTCGTCCCCGGCAAGGGCGACACCACTCCCCCGTCCGGTCCGCCCGTCGCCTCCTGA
- a CDS encoding HdeD family acid-resistance protein: MSDITALGFQIDPNRLSKSEVNGIRVALGVSAVVALVLGIVVLVWPDKTAGLLAVLFGLYFLIIGIVRLAKGIFSKGISGGSRVLSILLGLLLVIAGIFALRNLESTVALLGIIIGIAWIIEGVAALVESASDGSRWPGIVFGVISIIAGIVVLFLPAASVAVLLVIGGIFLVIAGLVQLVQAFTFGRNATTA, encoded by the coding sequence ATGTCCGATATCACCGCATTGGGTTTCCAGATCGACCCCAACCGCCTCAGCAAGTCCGAAGTCAACGGGATCAGGGTCGCTCTCGGCGTGAGCGCCGTCGTCGCGCTCGTGCTGGGAATCGTGGTCCTCGTGTGGCCAGACAAGACGGCCGGTCTGCTGGCCGTGCTCTTCGGCCTCTACTTCCTCATCATCGGAATCGTGCGCCTGGCCAAGGGCATCTTCTCGAAGGGGATCTCGGGCGGGTCGCGAGTGCTCAGCATCCTGCTCGGCCTGCTCCTTGTGATCGCCGGCATCTTCGCGCTGCGCAACCTCGAGTCGACTGTCGCCCTGCTCGGCATCATCATCGGTATCGCCTGGATCATCGAGGGTGTCGCCGCCCTCGTCGAGTCTGCGTCTGACGGCTCGCGGTGGCCGGGCATCGTCTTCGGCGTCATCAGCATCATCGCCGGAATCGTCGTGCTGTTCCTCCCGGCCGCATCCGTCGCCGTCTTGCTCGTCATCGGCGGCATCTTCCTCGTCATCGCCGGTCTCGTCCAGCTGGTGCAGGCCTTCACCTTCGGGCGGAACGCCACGACCGCGTAG
- a CDS encoding ATP-binding cassette domain-containing protein, whose protein sequence is MSTDAQSTDRHPADGHDRIRVQGARVNNLKDVSVDIPKRRLTVFTGVSGSGKSSLVFGTIAAESQRMINETYSTFVQGFMPTMARPDVDVLEGLTTAILVDQERLGANPRSTVGTVTDANAMLRILFSRLGQPHIGSPQAFSFNIASVQGSRSVTIDKGSGAAISDDFSFTGGMCPRCEGMGSVTDIDLAELYDDSKSLDEGALTIPGYTVDGWMVRIFSESGFLDPAKPIRDYTETELNDFLYKEPTKVKFQNINMTYEGLVSKIQKSFLSKDKEAMQPHIRAFVDRAVTFTACPDCEGTRLSAAARSSKIAGISIADACAMQISDLAVWVGGLDEPSVTPLLANLSQTLDSFVEIGLGYLSLDRSSGTLSGGESQRVKLIRHLGSALTDVTYVFDEPTIGLHPHDIQRMNDLLLRLRDKGNTVLVVEHKPEMIAIADHAVDLGPRAGTAGGTITFEGTIAELRASDTLTGRHLDDRVAVKATVREPSGALEIRGATAHNLQNVDVDIPLGVLVVVTGVAGSGKSSLIHGSIPAGAGVVSIDQTAIRGSRRSNPATYTGLLEPIRKAFAKANGVKPALFSANSEGACPNCNGAGVIYTDLGIMAGVSTPCEVCGGKRFDASVLEYHLGGRDISEVLAMSVSEAEEFFSTGEARTPAAHAVLARLVDVGLGYLRLGQPLPTLSGGERQRLKLATHMAEKGDVYVLDEPTSGLHLADVEHLLGLLDRLVDSGKSVIVVEHHQAVMAHADWIIDLGPGAGHDGGRVVFEGSPAALVDAASTLTGEHLARYVGA, encoded by the coding sequence ATGAGCACTGACGCCCAGTCGACGGATCGGCATCCGGCCGACGGCCACGACAGGATCCGGGTGCAGGGTGCCCGCGTGAACAACCTGAAGGATGTCAGCGTCGACATCCCGAAGCGTCGGCTGACCGTGTTCACCGGGGTGTCCGGCTCCGGCAAGAGCTCCCTGGTGTTCGGAACGATCGCTGCGGAGTCGCAGCGGATGATCAACGAGACCTACAGCACCTTCGTGCAGGGCTTCATGCCGACCATGGCGCGCCCCGACGTCGACGTGCTCGAAGGCCTCACCACGGCGATCCTCGTCGACCAGGAGCGGCTCGGCGCGAACCCGCGCTCGACCGTCGGCACTGTCACCGACGCCAACGCGATGCTCCGCATCCTGTTCAGTCGCCTCGGCCAGCCGCACATCGGGTCGCCTCAGGCGTTCTCCTTCAACATCGCCTCGGTCCAGGGATCGCGGTCGGTCACGATCGACAAGGGGTCGGGAGCGGCCATCAGCGACGACTTCTCCTTCACCGGTGGCATGTGTCCTCGGTGCGAGGGCATGGGCTCGGTGACCGACATCGATCTCGCCGAGCTGTACGACGACTCCAAGTCGCTCGACGAGGGGGCTCTCACGATCCCCGGATACACCGTCGACGGCTGGATGGTGCGCATCTTCAGTGAATCCGGCTTCCTCGACCCCGCGAAGCCGATCCGCGACTACACCGAGACCGAGCTGAACGACTTCCTCTACAAGGAGCCGACCAAGGTCAAGTTCCAGAACATCAACATGACCTACGAGGGCCTGGTCTCGAAGATCCAGAAATCGTTCCTGTCCAAGGACAAGGAGGCCATGCAGCCGCACATCAGGGCGTTCGTCGACAGGGCGGTCACCTTCACGGCCTGTCCGGACTGCGAGGGGACGCGCCTCAGCGCTGCGGCACGCTCGTCGAAGATCGCCGGCATCAGCATCGCCGACGCCTGTGCGATGCAGATCAGCGACCTCGCCGTCTGGGTGGGCGGGCTCGACGAGCCCTCGGTGACGCCTCTCCTCGCGAACCTGAGCCAGACCCTCGACTCCTTCGTGGAGATCGGACTCGGCTACCTCTCCCTGGATCGATCGTCGGGAACGCTCTCGGGCGGGGAGTCGCAGCGGGTGAAGCTGATCCGTCACCTCGGCTCGGCGCTCACCGATGTCACCTACGTCTTCGACGAACCGACCATCGGGCTGCATCCGCACGACATCCAGCGCATGAACGACTTGCTGTTGCGCCTCCGAGACAAGGGCAACACCGTGCTCGTCGTCGAGCACAAGCCCGAGATGATCGCCATCGCCGATCATGCCGTCGACCTCGGCCCGCGGGCCGGGACGGCCGGTGGAACGATCACCTTCGAGGGAACGATCGCGGAACTGCGCGCCAGCGACACCCTCACCGGTCGGCACCTCGATGACAGGGTGGCCGTGAAGGCGACGGTACGCGAGCCCAGCGGTGCCCTCGAGATTCGCGGAGCCACCGCCCACAACCTGCAGAACGTCGACGTCGACATCCCGCTCGGGGTGCTCGTCGTCGTGACCGGTGTTGCGGGGTCGGGGAAGAGTTCGCTGATCCACGGGTCGATTCCCGCGGGTGCCGGGGTCGTCTCCATCGATCAGACCGCCATTCGAGGCTCCCGTCGCAGCAATCCGGCGACGTACACCGGGCTGCTCGAGCCGATCCGCAAGGCATTCGCGAAGGCCAACGGCGTGAAGCCCGCCCTCTTCAGCGCCAATTCGGAGGGAGCCTGCCCGAACTGCAACGGCGCCGGCGTCATCTACACCGATCTCGGCATCATGGCGGGGGTGTCCACCCCATGCGAGGTCTGCGGCGGCAAGAGGTTCGACGCGTCGGTTCTCGAGTACCACCTGGGCGGCCGCGACATCAGCGAGGTGCTGGCGATGTCGGTGAGCGAGGCCGAGGAGTTCTTCAGCACGGGGGAGGCGCGCACCCCGGCTGCGCACGCCGTCCTGGCGCGGCTCGTCGACGTCGGGCTGGGCTACCTGCGGCTCGGCCAGCCGCTCCCGACCCTGTCCGGAGGTGAGCGCCAACGTCTCAAGCTCGCCACCCACATGGCCGAGAAGGGCGACGTATACGTGCTCGACGAGCCGACCAGCGGACTGCACCTCGCCGACGTGGAACACCTGCTCGGCCTGCTCGACCGCCTGGTCGATTCCGGCAAGTCGGTCATCGTGGTGGAGCACCATCAGGCGGTGATGGCCCACGCCGACTGGATCATCGACCTGGGCCCGGGTGCCGGTCACGACGGCGGTCGGGTCGTCTTCGAGGGATCACCTGCCGCCCTGGTCGATGCGGCCTCGACGCTGACGGGGGAGCACCTCGCACGCTACGTCGGCGCCTGA
- a CDS encoding SDR family oxidoreductase — MTNPIAPGSLTGKTAVVTGSSRGIGADTVRLFAAAGADVVINFRNKEARAVKLADEIRAAGGRAITVGADLTDRSSVDSLMDQVAAEFGSIDILVLNASGGMESGMAADYAMTLNRDAQVGVLDAALPHLKPGSRVVFVTSHQAHFIRTTETMPEYVPVALSKRAGEDALRARIPELTAAGIDFVVVSGDMIEGTITATLLERANPGAISSRKESAGKLYNVGEFAAEVAAAAVEPIPADNTRYVGDTSDFAPEA, encoded by the coding sequence GTGACCAACCCCATCGCCCCAGGATCACTCACCGGCAAGACAGCCGTCGTGACGGGCTCGTCGCGCGGCATCGGCGCCGACACGGTGCGACTCTTCGCTGCGGCCGGTGCCGACGTCGTCATCAACTTCCGCAACAAGGAGGCGCGTGCCGTCAAGCTCGCCGACGAGATCCGCGCGGCCGGCGGCCGGGCGATCACGGTGGGAGCGGACCTGACCGATCGTTCCTCCGTCGACAGCCTCATGGACCAGGTTGCTGCCGAATTCGGCTCCATCGACATCCTGGTGCTCAATGCGTCGGGCGGCATGGAGTCCGGCATGGCCGCCGACTACGCGATGACCCTCAACCGCGATGCGCAGGTCGGGGTGCTCGACGCAGCACTCCCGCACCTGAAGCCCGGCAGCCGTGTCGTCTTCGTCACGAGCCACCAGGCGCACTTCATCCGCACGACGGAGACGATGCCGGAGTACGTGCCCGTCGCCCTCAGCAAGCGTGCGGGCGAGGACGCACTGCGAGCCCGCATTCCCGAGCTGACGGCGGCCGGGATCGACTTCGTGGTCGTCTCCGGCGACATGATCGAGGGCACCATCACTGCGACGCTGCTCGAGCGGGCCAACCCGGGTGCCATCTCGTCGCGCAAGGAGTCGGCCGGCAAGCTGTACAACGTGGGGGAGTTCGCCGCCGAGGTGGCTGCCGCCGCTGTCGAGCCGATTCCCGCCGACAACACCCGCTACGTCGGCGACACCAGCGACTTCGCTCCCGAGGCCTGA